A section of the Candidatus Thioglobus autotrophicus genome encodes:
- the tuf gene encoding elongation factor Tu codes for MSKEKFERTKPHVNVGTIGHVDHGKTTLTAAITKVMAEANGSEATDFADIDKAPEERERGITISTSHVEYESETRHYAHVDCPGHADYVKNMITGAAQMDGAIIVIAATDGPMAQTREHILLSKQVGVPYIVVYMNKADMVDDEELIELVEMEIRELLNEYDFPGDDTPVILGSALKALEGDTSDIGVPSVLKLVEALDTYIPEPVRDTEKTFIMPIEDVFSISGRGTVVTGRIEAGIVNVGDELEIVGIKDTQTTTCTGVEMFRKLLDSGEAGDNVGVLLRGTKREEVERGQVLAKPGSIKPHSKFEAEVYVLSKDEGGRHTPFFDNYRPQFYFRTTDVTGACKLPDGVEMVMPGDNVKMQVELLSPIAMEDGLRFAIREGGRTVGAGVVSKVTD; via the coding sequence ATGTCAAAAGAAAAATTTGAAAGAACCAAGCCACACGTAAACGTGGGCACAATCGGTCACGTTGACCATGGTAAAACTACGTTAACTGCAGCAATTACTAAAGTAATGGCTGAGGCTAACGGTAGTGAAGCAACAGACTTTGCTGATATTGACAAAGCACCTGAAGAAAGAGAGCGTGGTATCACGATTTCAACGTCACACGTAGAATACGAGTCAGAGACTCGTCACTACGCACACGTTGACTGCCCGGGACACGCCGACTACGTTAAAAACATGATTACTGGTGCTGCACAAATGGACGGCGCTATTATCGTTATTGCTGCAACAGACGGCCCAATGGCTCAAACGCGTGAGCACATTCTTTTATCTAAGCAAGTAGGTGTACCTTACATCGTTGTTTACATGAACAAAGCTGACATGGTTGACGATGAAGAGTTAATCGAATTAGTTGAAATGGAAATCCGTGAACTTTTAAATGAATACGATTTCCCAGGTGATGACACGCCAGTTATTCTTGGCTCTGCTCTTAAAGCTTTAGAAGGCGATACATCTGACATTGGTGTACCTTCAGTCTTAAAGCTTGTAGAAGCATTAGACACATACATCCCTGAGCCTGTACGTGACACTGAAAAGACATTCATTATGCCAATTGAGGATGTATTCTCAATCTCTGGTCGTGGTACGGTTGTAACAGGTCGTATTGAAGCTGGTATCGTTAACGTTGGTGATGAATTAGAAATCGTTGGTATTAAAGATACACAAACAACAACGTGTACGGGTGTTGAGATGTTCCGTAAGTTATTAGATTCTGGTGAAGCAGGCGATAACGTTGGTGTGCTACTTCGTGGTACTAAGCGTGAAGAAGTTGAACGTGGTCAAGTACTAGCTAAGCCTGGTTCAATTAAGCCGCACTCTAAGTTTGAAGCAGAAGTTTATGTTTTAAGTAAAGATGAGGGTGGCCGTCATACGCCATTCTTTGATAACTACCGTCCACAGTTCTACTTCCGTACAACTGACGTAACAGGTGCTTGTAAGCTACCTGATGGCGTAGAGATGGTAATGCCAGGCGATAACGTAAAGATGCAAGTAGAGCTTCTTTCACCAATCGCTATGGAAGATGGTTTAAGATTCGCAATTAGAGAAGGTGGTCGTACTGTAGGTGCGGGTGTTGTTTCTAAGGTTACGGATTAA
- the rpsJ gene encoding 30S ribosomal protein S10 produces MSNQNIRIKLKAFDHRLIDKSALEIVETAKRTGASVRGPIPLPTKKERFTVLTSPHVNKKARDQYELRTYIRLMDVISPTDKTVDALMKLDLAAGVDVAIKLN; encoded by the coding sequence ATGAGCAATCAAAATATTAGAATTAAATTAAAAGCATTCGATCATCGTTTAATCGACAAATCGGCGCTTGAGATTGTAGAGACTGCTAAGCGTACTGGTGCTAGTGTAAGAGGTCCAATCCCTCTTCCGACTAAAAAGGAACGTTTTACTGTATTAACATCTCCGCACGTTAACAAAAAGGCGAGAGATCAATATGAGTTAAGAACTTACATTAGATTAATGGATGTGATTAGCCCGACAGATAAAACAGTAGATGCTTTAATGAAGTTAGATTTAGCTGCTGGTGTTGATGTAGCAATCAAGCTTAACTAG
- the rplC gene encoding 50S ribosomal protein L3 has product MAIGLVGQKLGMTRLINDDGTATPVSVIKIEPNRVVQTRTLEVDGYSAVQVTTGAKVNKKGEAKVRRVPAAIKGHYAKASQEIGLGLWEFRADASEIAEATSFDLSIFGAGHYVDITGQSKGKGFQGGVKRHNFQMQDATHGNSISHRAIGSTGQCQEPGRVFKGKKMAGHMGDEQVTQECLEVVKVDSDKGVILVKGSIPGATKGFVKVSLSPKKDKVNVEVTKNIKDNAAAESAEA; this is encoded by the coding sequence ATGGCAATTGGTTTAGTAGGACAAAAATTAGGTATGACGCGCTTAATAAACGACGATGGCACAGCCACGCCGGTTAGCGTTATTAAAATTGAACCTAATCGTGTTGTTCAAACAAGAACACTTGAAGTTGATGGCTATAGTGCTGTTCAAGTTACAACAGGTGCAAAAGTTAACAAAAAAGGTGAAGCTAAAGTACGTCGTGTACCTGCTGCAATCAAAGGTCATTACGCGAAAGCGTCCCAAGAAATTGGTTTAGGTCTATGGGAATTTAGAGCAGATGCAAGCGAAATTGCAGAGGCAACAAGTTTTGATTTATCTATTTTTGGTGCTGGACATTATGTTGATATCACTGGCCAATCTAAAGGTAAAGGTTTTCAGGGTGGTGTTAAGCGTCATAATTTCCAAATGCAAGATGCAACACACGGTAACTCGATCTCTCATAGAGCCATTGGTTCTACTGGTCAGTGTCAAGAGCCTGGTCGTGTATTTAAAGGTAAAAAGATGGCTGGTCACATGGGTGATGAGCAAGTTACTCAAGAGTGTTTAGAAGTCGTTAAAGTTGACAGTGATAAAGGCGTAATCTTAGTTAAAGGATCAATTCCTGGCGCTACTAAAGGTTTTGTTAAAGTTTCATTGTCACCTAAGAAAGATAAAGTTAACGTTGAAGTAACTAAGAATATCAAAGACAATGCAGCCGCTGAGTCTGCAGAAGCGTAA
- the rplD gene encoding 50S ribosomal protein L4 gives MKLKVLNISTNKSTTTEVADTIFARDYNQSLVHQVTTAYMAGGRQGSKAQKNRAAVSGGGKKPWNQKGTGRARAGTSRGPIWRSGGVTFAAQPRSYAQKVNKKMYKGAISVIFSELARTDRLRVVNEFDVKDAKTKNITALLKSLDIKDALLMTDELDENLYLSSRNLYHVGVCDTQSIDPVSLIGYQNVVVTEAALKNIEAML, from the coding sequence ATGAAATTAAAAGTATTAAACATAAGCACAAACAAGTCAACTACGACCGAAGTAGCTGATACTATTTTTGCAAGAGATTACAACCAGTCATTGGTTCATCAAGTTACTACTGCTTATATGGCAGGCGGTCGTCAGGGCTCTAAAGCTCAGAAGAATCGTGCTGCTGTTAGCGGTGGTGGTAAGAAGCCTTGGAATCAAAAAGGTACTGGCCGAGCTCGTGCAGGTACATCTCGTGGCCCAATTTGGCGCTCAGGTGGTGTTACATTTGCAGCACAGCCTCGTAGTTACGCTCAAAAAGTTAACAAGAAGATGTACAAAGGTGCAATCTCAGTTATCTTTTCAGAATTAGCTCGAACTGATCGTTTAAGAGTAGTTAACGAGTTTGATGTTAAGGATGCAAAAACTAAAAACATTACTGCACTTCTTAAATCACTAGATATTAAAGATGCATTATTAATGACAGATGAGTTAGATGAGAATTTATACTTATCTTCTCGTAACCTGTACCATGTTGGTGTATGTGATACGCAAAGTATTGATCCAGTTAGCTTAATTGGTTATCAAAATGTTGTTGTTACTGAAGCTGCATTGAAGAATATTGAGGCAATGTTATGA